The following are from one region of the Carassius auratus strain Wakin chromosome 43, ASM336829v1, whole genome shotgun sequence genome:
- the LOC113061459 gene encoding very-long-chain (3R)-3-hydroxyacyl-CoA dehydratase, whose protein sequence is MQVLTPHVYWAQRHGEIYLRVEISDAQNLSIGVEENTLRFKGQGHGAKGENEYEFSLEFLKPVKPEVKHKSTQRQVNITVKKQEHVWWDRLTKQEKKPLFLAPDFDRWLDESDAEMELREKEEKINKVSIESRVRKDPFLGLKKGFLFMYNLVQFLGYSWIFVNMTVRLFILGQDSFYDTFHTIADVMYFCQMLAIMEVINPAVGLVKTGVTPAFIQVMGRNFILFVIFGTLDDMQNKPVVFFVFYLWSMIEIFRYPFYMLACIDTEWKLLTWLRYTIWIPLYPLGVLSEAVAVIQSIPIFNETKLLSIPLPKAIGLSISFSYILQVYLVIMFLGLFINFRHLFKQRSRRFRTKKRKAN, encoded by the exons ATGCAGGTTCTTACACCTCACGTGTACTGGGCACAGCGGCATGGCGAGATATATCTGCGAGTGGAGATCAGTGATGCACAG AATCTCAGTATTGGTGTAGAAGAGAACACCCTTCGCTTCAAAG GTCAAGGGCATGGAGCGAAAggagaaaatgaatatgaattcaGCCTGGAATTCCTAAAACCGGTTAAACCTGAG GTTAAACACAAATCCACCCAGCGGCAGGTGAATATCACAGTAAAGAAGCAGGAGCACGTCTGGTGGGACCGGCTCACTAAGCAAGAGAAGAAGCCTCTGTTTTTAGCACCTGATTTTGACCGCTGGCTGGATGAGTCAGATGCAGAGATGGAGCTCAGAGAGAAG GAAGAGAAAATAAACAAAGTCAGCATTGAGTCAAGGGTTCGTAAGGACC CTTTTCTTGGCTTGAAAAAAGGTTTTCTCTTTATGTACAATTTGGTCCAGTTCCTCGGTTATTCCTGGATATTTGTCAACATGACTGTACGTCTGTTCATACTTGGGCAAG ATTCTTTCTACGACACATTTCATACCATTGCAGACGTGATGTACTTCTGTCAGATGCTGGCAATAATGGAGGTTATTAATCCTGCTGTTGGATTGGTTAAGACTGGAGTCACGCCTGCTTTCATTCAG GTGATGGGGAGGAACTTCATCCTTTTTGTCATATTTGGTACTTTAGATGATATGCAGAACAAGCCAGTGGTCTTCTTTGTCTTCTATCTGTGGAGTATGATTGAGATATTCAG GTATCCTTTCTACATGTTGGCCTGCATTGATACGGAATGGAAGTTGTTGACATGGTTGAGATACACAATATGGATACCCCTGTACCCTCTTGGAGTGCTATCTGAAG CTGTAGCAGTGATCCAGTCCATCCCCATCTTCAATGAAACCAAACTCCTCAGTATCCCTCTGCCTAAAGCCATTGGCCTCTCTATCAGCTTCTCCTACATCCTGCAGGTCTACTTGGTGATCATGTTCCTGG GCCTCTTCATCAACTTCCGCCACCTCTTCAAACAGAGGAGCAGACGGTTTCGCACAAAAAAGAGGAAAGCCAACTGA
- the LOC113061460 gene encoding phosphopantothenoylcysteine decarboxylase-like isoform X1 produces MQQHSESDQIQLDLQANSSIFHVLVGLTGSVAALKAPLLATKLLEIPGVEVRVVTTDHATHFYDINEVPVRVYTDKDEWEMWTMRSDPVLHIELRCWADLLLIAPLDANTLGKIASGICDNLLTCVVRAWDTSRPLLFCPAMNTAMWQHPITAQQVATLKSFGYVEIPCIAKKLICGDEGEGAMAEVSTIVDTVKQYIQKHPE; encoded by the exons atgCAGCAGCATTCTGAATCTGATCAAATACAACTAGACTTGCAAGCAAATAGTTCAATATTTCATGTTCTGGTTGGTTTGACTGGCAGTGTAGCTGCACTCAAGGCGCCTTTGTTGGCAACAAAACTACTTGAGATTCCAGGG GTTGAAGTCCGTGTGGTCACCACAGACCATGCCACTCATTTTTACGATATCAATGAAGTCCCTGTCCGTGTGTACACAGATAAGGATGAGTGGGAG ATGTGGACAATGCGCTCTGACCCTGTGCTTCATATTGAACTTAGATGTTGGGCAGATCTTTTATTGATTGCTCCACTGGATGCCAACACACTTGGTAAAATTGCCAGCGGAATATGTGACAACCTCCTG ACATGTGTGGTGAGGGCCTGGGACACCAGCCGTCCTCTGCTTTTTTGTCCTGCTATGAACACAGCCATGTGGCAGCACCCTATCACCGCACAGCAAGTGGCCACACTTAAAAGCTTTGGCTATGTTGAGATACCATGCATTGCCAAAAAACTGATCTGTGGAGATGAAG GTGAAGGTGCCATGGCTGAGGTTTCAACTATTGTTGATACTGTCAAACAGTACATCCAGAAACATCCTGAATGA
- the LOC113061460 gene encoding phosphopantothenoylcysteine decarboxylase-like isoform X2 codes for MPLIFTISMKSLSVCTQIRMSGRCWADLLLIAPLDANTLGKIASGICDNLLTCVVRAWDTSRPLLFCPAMNTAMWQHPITAQQVATLKSFGYVEIPCIAKKLICGDEGEGAMAEVSTIVDTVKQYIQKHPE; via the exons ATGCCACTCATTTTTACGATATCAATGAAGTCCCTGTCCGTGTGTACACAGATAAGGATGAGTGGGAG ATGTTGGGCAGATCTTTTATTGATTGCTCCACTGGATGCCAACACACTTGGTAAAATTGCCAGCGGAATATGTGACAACCTCCTG ACATGTGTGGTGAGGGCCTGGGACACCAGCCGTCCTCTGCTTTTTTGTCCTGCTATGAACACAGCCATGTGGCAGCACCCTATCACCGCACAGCAAGTGGCCACACTTAAAAGCTTTGGCTATGTTGAGATACCATGCATTGCCAAAAAACTGATCTGTGGAGATGAAG GTGAAGGTGCCATGGCTGAGGTTTCAACTATTGTTGATACTGTCAAACAGTACATCCAGAAACATCCTGAATGA
- the LOC113061461 gene encoding uncharacterized protein LOC113061461 — MSSKQGRSCIHPLVQSNMEGATRLPKADSLTHYSHDKPLPVSRAYFPYSLGGQDTLDFPSPWDPSKTCVRNGPSPGIHSSVTEGSITVPTIHRPDKESFPVDVDGGRCAVPQEFAVKQRLAYYPRRHSPRAAGVISPVADPKGHIGRSDAESCVGLAIPKPVYVHSPCCTERGCTAGHNYGVERGPQRMSPHIYGDEWAAHFSRMAYLHRKGQEALVQQRILQLEYGADGIMDGKAESYHGFRLNEPRRSLSLMEPSYTYNTAHPFIGSTPEYCQRAPIPAPIYKGLPHTYDPRTLAHRGVPSKVYQDHPHISKYTSIAPCPRVYYSQSHHEAYRADPNVITDEHGRHHHMGQFHSPRSDLMSPSCSVAPPHGLMIPKYPSYPPYGVHFRSNQAPMHDRPPPHFPVHQSERPLDFSVRRVQTPDSPLELYRQSGISETFHPTLDHYRHSSNTTTLEHSEMSETGFLVGSSKEFPTMSREDELKIRHCVSEPSDKDVLTKRPREELETDMASKKQKIDSTHALSDNEPESPSSPPMPVINKVFSLAPYRVYFESTGMLASLRNSKSLQPQPEATQLKQEPEIQNCDLDSNSGESDLSLKQDTQMSPANSEAPIEMPDTVKIKKEKLDPDEVTCQSEMKVSIAEEMNHQTNNSEVKKEQGEPDTSISDSRPCHVLVKSDFEEKSDPFLLEKCESSATCKTENAVKDNMDSNPVPKLPSTPPAPPPLTKFSLTKIQPHCLKLANFKIVIPDVLKAPVTQPVEVPQSPPEAKPIICSSKHARHQFMELHQSLCRLIYFHVNQTPSQELRDWLCRLDLQESGKDQKVSCLLGSKIREVWLKGDEMEVALKKVVWQLQKYVERHQCPFPHVMRAGALFIPMLVVKEVLFPQIQGAFIDQVLQEHRLELRPTTLSEERQLTQLHRKAFSSKLRRLLSLKHLPDIYPDVLNLLYYTSVCKFLDSTGTDGVQKMTRSRNQLNIQEREHGQLR; from the exons ATGAGCAGTAAGCAGGGACGGAGCTGCATTCACCCTCTTGTTCAAAGTAATATGGAAGGTGCCACTCGGCTCCCTAAAGCTGACAGCCTAACACACTATTCCCATGACAAACCTCTACCAGTCAGCAGAGCTTATTTCCCATACTCTCTTGGTGGACAAGACACACTTGACTTTCCTTCTCCATGGGACCCTTCAAAAACCTGTGTGAGAAATGGACCAAGCCCGGGGATCCACTCATCGGTCACTGAAGGGTCAATTACAGTTCCAACCATTCACAGGCCTGATAAAGAGTCTTTTCCTGTGGATGTTGATGGTGGACGCTGTGCTGTACCTCAAGAGTTTGCAGTGAAACAGAGATTGGCCTATTATCCCAGACGGCACAGTCCCAGGGCAGCTGGGGTCATCTCACCAGTGGCAGATCCCAAGGGTCACATTGGAAGATCAGATGCAGAAAGCTGTGTTGGGTTGGCTATTCCAAAACCGGTGTATGTTCATAGTCCCTGCTGCACTGAGCGTGGATGCACTGCAGGGCATAATTACGGTGTGGAACGTGGACCACAAAGGATGTCCCCTCACATATATGGTGATGAATGGGCTGCTCATTTTAGCCGCATGGCCTATCTGCATAGAAAGGGCCAGGAAGCATTGGTGCAACAGAGGATTTTGCAGTTAGAGTATGGCGCGGATGGAATAATGGACGGAAAGGCTGAGAGTTACCATGGTTTCCGATTAAACGAGCCCAGAAGGTCACTTTCTTTAATGGAACCAAGTTATACTTACAACACTGCACATCCATTTATTGGTTCCACACCAGAGTACTGCCAACGTGCCCCAATTCCAGCACCGATATACAAGGGTCTTCCCCATACTTATGACCCAAGGACATTGGCACACCGTGGAGTTCCTTCAAAAGTATATCAGGATCATCCTCACATATCAAAATACACATCAATTGCTCCATGTCCCAGGGTCTATTACTCTCAGAGTCACCATGAGGCTTACCGAGCAGATCCCAATGTTATCACAGACGAGCATGGTCGGCATCATCACATGGGCCAGTTCCATTCACCTCGATCTGACTTGATGTCACCATCCTGCTCTGTTGCCCCCCCACACGGTCTGATGATACCAAAATATCCTTCTTATCCTCCATATGGGGTACATTTTAGGAGTAACCAAGCACCTATGCACGATCGGCCACCTCCACATTTCCCAGTGCATCAATCAGAGCGACCACTTGATTTCTCTGTACGAAGGGTTCAGACACCAGACTCCCCTCTGGAACTTTATAGACAGTCTGGAATTTCTGAGACTTTCCATCCTACTCTGGACCACTACAGACATTCCAGTAACACCACTACCCTTGAACACTCAGAGATGTCTGAAACTGGCTTTCTTGTAGGCAGCTCCAAAGAATTTCCCACAATGTCCCGTGAAGATGAACTTAAGATAAGACATTGTGTTTCAGAGCCATCTGACAAAGATGTATTAACTAAAAGGCCCAGAGAGGAACTTGAAACAGACATGGCCAGTAAAAAGCAAAAGATTGACTCAACCCATGCTTTGTCAGATAATGAGCCTGAGTCACCGTCCTCCCCACCCATGCCAGTTATTAATAAAGTTTTTAGCTTGGCTCCTTATAGAGTCTATTTCGAATCTACAGGCATGTTGGCTTCACTAAGGAATTCAAAAAGTCTACAGCCACAGCCTGAGGCGACACAGCTTAAACAAGAGCCGGAAATTCAAAACTGTGATCTAGATTCAAATTCAGGTGAAAGTGACCTCAGCTTGAAACAAGACACCCAAATGTCACCAGCTAACAGTGAAGCTCCAATTGAAATGCCAGATActgtaaagataaaaaaagaaaaattggatCCAGATGAAGTGACTTGTCAGTCGGAAATGAAAGTGAGCATTGCTGAGGAGATGAATCATCAGACGAACAATTCTGAGGTCAAAAAAGAGCAAGGGGAGCCAGACACAAGTATATCTGACTCTCGTCCTTGTCATGTTTTAGTAAAGAGTGACTTTGAAGAAAAAAGCGATCCTTTCTTATTAGAAAAGTGTGAATCTTCAGCCACATGCAAGACTGAGAATGCTGTGAAAGACAACATGGACTCCAATCCAGTTCCTAAATTGCCCTCAACACCTCCAGCGCCCCCTCCATTGACTAAATTCTCTCTCACTAAAATCCAACCTCATTGCCTTAAATTGGCCAATTTCAAAATTGTCATCCCTGATGTCCTTAAAGCTCCAGTAACCCAACCTGTTGAGGTTCCTCAGTCTCCACCGGAGGCCAAGCCGATTATATGTAGCAGCAAACATGCCCGTCATCAGTTTATGGAGCTTCATCAGTCTCTCTGTAGACTCATATACTTCCACGTTAATCAAACCCCTAGTCAGGAGCTCAGGGACTGGTTATGCAGACTGGACCTTCAAGAATCAGGCAAAGATCAAAAGGTGTCTTGTCTCTTGGGGTCAAAAATAAGAGAAGTATGGCTGAAAGGTGATGAGATGGAGGTGGCTCTTAAAAAGGTGGTCTGGCAACTTCAAAAGTATGTTGAAAGGCACCAGTGTCCCTTTCCTCATGTCATGAGGGCCGGTGCGTTGTTCATTCCCATGTTGGTGGTCAAAGAGGTGCTGTTTCCTCAGATTCAAGGTGCATTCATAGACCAGGTCCTGCAGGAGCATCGGCTGGAGCTCAGGCCCACCACCCTCTCAGAGGAGAGGCAACTGACGCAACTCCACAGAAAGGCCTTCTCTTCCAAACTCCGGAGACTTCTGTCCCTTAAACATCTGCCAGATATATACCCTGATGTCCTCAACCTTCTCTACTACACCAGTGTCTGCAAGTTCCTTG ATTCCACTGGTACAGATGGTGTCCAAAAAATGACCAG gAGTAGAAACCAGCTTAACATTCAAGAGAGAGAACACGGACAGCTCAGATGA